The following proteins come from a genomic window of Falco cherrug isolate bFalChe1 chromosome Z, bFalChe1.pri, whole genome shotgun sequence:
- the ISL1 gene encoding LOW QUALITY PROTEIN: insulin gene enhancer protein ISL-1 (The sequence of the model RefSeq protein was modified relative to this genomic sequence to represent the inferred CDS: inserted 2 bases in 2 codons; deleted 1 base in 1 codon) gives MGDMGDPPKKKRLISLCVGCGNQIHDQYILRVSPDLEWHAACLKCAECNQYLDETCTCFVRDGKTYCKRDYIRLYGIKCAKCSIXFSKNDFVMRARAKVYHIECFRCVACSRQLIPGDEFALREDGLFCRADHDVVERASLGAGDPLSPLHPARPLQMAAEPISARQPALRPHVHKQPEKTXRVRTVLNEKQLHTLRTCYAANPRPDALMKEQLVEMTGLSPRVIRVWFQNKRCKDKKRSIMMKQLQQQQPNDKTNIQGMTGTPMVAASPERHDGGLQANPVEVQSYQPPWKVLSDFALQSDIDQPAFQQLVNFSEGGPGSNSTGSEVASMSSQLPDTPNSMVASPIEA, from the exons ATGGGAGACATGGGAGACCCACCAAAAA aaaaacgCCTGATTTCCCTATGTGTTGGTTGCGGCAATCAGATTCACGATCAGTATATTCTGAGGGTTTCTCCGGATTTGGAATGGCATGCGGCGTGTTTGAAGTGTGCAGAGTGTAATCAGTATTTGGACGAGACCTGTACGTGCTTTGTTAGGGATGGCAAAACCTACTGTAAAAGAGATTATATCAG GTTATACGGCATCAAGTGCGCCAAGTGCAGCA GCTTCAGCAAGAATGACTTCGTGATGCGCGCCCGCGCCAAGGTGTACCACATCGAGTGTTTCCGCTGCGTGGCCTGCAGCCGCCAGCTCATCCCCGGCGATGAATTCGCGCTGCGGGAGGACGGCCTCTTCTGCCGGGCGGACCACGACGTGGTGGAGCGGGCCAGCCTGGGCGCCGGGGACCCGCTCAGCCCCCTGCACCCCGCCCGGCCGCTGCAGATGGCAG CAGAACCTATCTCTGCCAGACAGCCAGCTTTGCGACCCCATGTCCACAAGCAGCCCGAGAAGA ACCGAGTCCGGACTGTCCTTAATGAAAAACAGCTTCACACCTTGAGGACCTGCTATGCTGCCAAC CCCAGACCTGACGCCCTCATGAAAGAGCAACTGGTAGAAATGACTGGCCTCAGCCCGAGGGTCATCAGGGTTTGGTTTCAAAACAAGAGGTgcaaggacaaaaaaaggaGCATTATGATgaagcagcttcagcagcagcaacccaATGACAAAACT AATATCCAGGGGATGACAGGAACTCCGATGGTGGCTGCTAGTCCGGAGAGACATGACGGCGGTTTACAGGCGAACCCAGTGGAGGTGCAGAGTTACCAGCCGCCCTGGAAAGTACTGAGTGACTTCGCATTGCAGAGTGACATAGACCAACCTGCTTTTCAGCAACTA gttaatttttcagaaggagGACCCGGTTCCAATTCTACTGGAAGTGAAGTAGCATCAATGTCCTCTCAGCTGCCAGATACGCCCAACAGTATGGTAGCCAGTCCTATTGAGGCATGA